The Sporosarcina luteola genome contains a region encoding:
- a CDS encoding ribonucleotide-diphosphate reductase subunit beta — translation MVERSRSTLATLTRVKVLNPAHPNKSTAIFGGEASGILNWNDLAHPHFYTLRQKIRSLFWTANEVDMTQDVKQFPNLSKAEQEAFLKIIGLLATLDGPQTVIAMKIADFATDPSVKSIMATIADQESEHNHSYAYVLSSVTTLDKQMASFEMGRTDEVLLKRNERIVDIYNEFAENPTIETVLKAMVYTTLLEGLFFYSGFAFFYNLARHQKMVGTSTMISYINRDELQHGKAISDIFRAALAENPEYNTEAFTEWIYDQFRHSVEQEIIWSRYVLGEIDGIDLDEMAGYVKYRANKMLRMLGLSEIYPEFTDNPMKWIRAYVDNFDDTKTDFFEQTSRQYVKTSDLNGFDDL, via the coding sequence ATGGTCGAAAGGAGTCGTTCAACATTGGCAACACTTACACGCGTTAAAGTGCTAAACCCGGCACATCCAAATAAATCAACAGCGATTTTCGGCGGGGAAGCGAGTGGGATTCTGAATTGGAATGATCTGGCCCATCCGCACTTCTACACATTGCGACAAAAAATACGCTCCCTTTTTTGGACGGCGAATGAAGTCGATATGACGCAGGACGTGAAGCAATTTCCGAACTTATCGAAAGCAGAGCAGGAAGCTTTCCTCAAGATTATCGGATTGCTTGCGACGCTCGACGGTCCCCAAACCGTTATCGCCATGAAGATTGCGGATTTCGCAACCGATCCTTCGGTGAAATCAATCATGGCGACGATTGCCGATCAGGAAAGCGAGCATAACCATAGCTACGCGTATGTCCTTTCATCCGTGACGACACTCGACAAGCAAATGGCTTCATTTGAAATGGGCCGTACCGACGAAGTGCTTTTGAAACGGAATGAGCGGATCGTTGACATTTACAACGAATTCGCCGAGAATCCCACGATTGAAACGGTATTAAAAGCGATGGTGTACACTACATTGCTGGAAGGTTTGTTCTTCTACAGCGGCTTTGCATTCTTCTATAATCTCGCGCGACACCAGAAAATGGTCGGCACATCGACAATGATTTCCTACATTAATCGGGATGAATTGCAGCACGGCAAAGCAATCAGCGACATTTTTCGCGCTGCGCTTGCTGAAAATCCTGAGTATAATACCGAAGCTTTTACAGAATGGATTTATGATCAATTCCGCCATTCGGTCGAACAGGAAATCATCTGGAGTCGTTATGTGCTAGGGGAGATTGACGGCATCGATCTGGATGAAATGGCGGGCTACGTCAAATACCGTGCGAATAAAATGCTTCGTATGCTTGGACTAAGTGAAATCTACCCCGAGTTTACGGATAATCCAATGAAATGGATTCGCGCCTACGTCGACAATTTCGACGATACAAAGACGGATTTCTTTGAGCAGACGTCACGGCAATACGTAAAAACGAGCGATTTGAATGGGTTTGATGATTTATAA
- a CDS encoding erythromycin esterase family protein, giving the protein MSKKLQSAIREHAFPLNDQALTTIVDAIGDARIVLLGEATHGTSEFYKVRAALSKRLIQEKGFTIIAVEGDWPSAQAVNRYVKGFDEEGKSAHQILAQSFNRWPTWMWANEEVAELVEWLKSDNDGKDAAEKTGFYGIDMYSLYESIDEVLRFLKENPQYKTDLELAKKAFSCFEPYNRMPEHYALSTAHFTGECIREVTNLLTTIRSHEDLYSNEQEKDLNVTMNALVAKNAESYYRAMMQDDAISWNIRDMHMVEAINEILNYHGSDAKIIIWEHNTHVGDASETSMAKHDMINVGQLVREKYGREETFAIGFGTYEGTVIAGESWGEPFQKMNVPPATLNSWEGQMHAAKPEDQVILFTEENRHLFNEWIGHRAIGVVYNPEFEAYGNYVSSRVGNRYDSFIFVDQTNALKPFNK; this is encoded by the coding sequence TTGTCGAAAAAACTACAGTCTGCTATTCGAGAGCACGCTTTCCCGTTGAATGATCAAGCACTTACTACGATTGTGGACGCAATTGGGGATGCACGGATTGTCCTTCTAGGCGAAGCGACGCATGGAACTTCAGAGTTTTACAAAGTTCGCGCGGCATTATCAAAACGACTTATTCAGGAAAAAGGATTCACTATAATTGCAGTTGAGGGAGATTGGCCATCCGCTCAGGCGGTTAATCGTTATGTGAAAGGATTCGATGAAGAGGGGAAATCCGCTCACCAAATACTGGCACAATCCTTCAATCGCTGGCCTACATGGATGTGGGCGAATGAAGAAGTTGCAGAGCTTGTCGAATGGTTGAAGAGTGACAATGACGGAAAGGATGCAGCCGAAAAGACAGGGTTTTACGGTATCGATATGTATAGCCTTTATGAGTCCATTGATGAAGTGCTTCGCTTTCTCAAGGAAAATCCGCAGTATAAAACCGATTTGGAGTTGGCAAAGAAGGCATTCTCTTGTTTCGAGCCGTATAATCGGATGCCTGAGCATTATGCGCTGTCGACAGCCCATTTCACAGGTGAATGCATTCGCGAGGTCACAAACTTGCTGACGACGATCCGCAGTCATGAAGATCTTTATTCGAATGAACAGGAGAAGGACTTGAATGTGACGATGAATGCTTTAGTCGCGAAAAATGCTGAATCATATTATCGCGCAATGATGCAGGACGACGCCATCTCGTGGAATATACGCGATATGCATATGGTGGAGGCAATCAATGAAATTCTGAACTATCACGGAAGCGATGCGAAAATCATCATTTGGGAGCATAATACCCATGTCGGCGATGCGTCGGAAACATCGATGGCCAAGCACGATATGATCAATGTCGGTCAGCTCGTCCGGGAAAAGTATGGCAGAGAAGAAACATTTGCCATCGGTTTTGGAACATATGAAGGGACGGTCATTGCCGGCGAAAGCTGGGGCGAGCCGTTCCAAAAGATGAATGTGCCACCAGCCACGCTCAATTCATGGGAAGGGCAGATGCATGCAGCTAAACCTGAGGATCAAGTGATACTATTCACGGAGGAAAACCGTCATTTATTCAATGAATGGATCGGCCATCGCGCAATTGGGGTCGTCTATAATCCGGAGTTCGAGGCGTATGGGAACTATGTGTCGTCGCGCGTTGGTAATCGATATGATTCTTTTATTTTTGTGGATCAAACAAATGCGCTGAAACCATTCAACAAATAA
- a CDS encoding flavodoxin, with translation MVSFLIAYASWSGNTEEVAEIVEETLLSEGMDVTVHRIGSGPVPDPRRFDAMVIGSFTWDKGSTPDEVKDFVAGVGYKPRNVYVFGTGDTQFGGDELFCGAAVKLARFYESKFEPLKIEQSPRGIQEMKVIEWSKGVVQHWQHLHALKC, from the coding sequence ATGGTGTCATTCCTGATAGCCTATGCTTCATGGAGCGGCAATACGGAGGAAGTGGCGGAAATTGTGGAGGAGACGCTGCTGTCTGAAGGGATGGATGTGACGGTGCATCGGATCGGAAGTGGTCCGGTACCGGATCCACGCAGATTCGATGCGATGGTCATCGGTTCATTCACATGGGACAAGGGCTCCACGCCTGACGAAGTGAAGGATTTCGTCGCGGGTGTCGGTTACAAACCGAGGAATGTGTATGTCTTCGGAACAGGGGATACGCAGTTTGGAGGGGACGAGTTGTTTTGTGGAGCTGCTGTCAAGCTGGCGCGGTTTTATGAATCGAAATTTGAACCTCTTAAAATTGAACAAAGCCCCCGTGGTATCCAAGAAATGAAAGTCATCGAATGGTCGAAAGGAGTCGTTCAACATTGGCAACACTTACACGCGTTAAAGTGCTAA
- a CDS encoding ribonucleoside-diphosphate reductase subunit alpha encodes MDDVTIITETTGIMDKLLAEFGAEKLEPLLTASSRWKERHPEGTDSDWSKAMILEALSNIDEASAYWTFVAARIYLQEVYFRQESVRGAKAYTDFADNVERLIKKGLYTSVLIEKYSRDELEEVGKFLEPERDKLFTYIGLKTLVDRYVAVDFNKDPVELPQERWLIIAMTLMQNETENRLGKVAEAYWAMSNLYMTVATPTLSNAGKPHGQLSSCFIDTVDDSLQGIYDSNTDIANLSKYGGGIGVYMGKVRSRGSSIRGFKGASSGVLPWIKQLNNTAVSVDQLGQRQGAIAVYLDVWHKDIFTFLDLKLNNGDDRLRAHDIFTGVCLPDIFMEQVEARGDWHLFDPHEVRTVMGYSLEDHYDETKGTGSFRVKYEECVNHPELTKETVPAIEIMKRIMRSQLETGTPFMFYRDEVNRANPNKHEGMVYSSNLCTEITQNQSPTQFESVSLKEDIVITRSKPGDFVVCNLSSVNLGRAVPADVLERLVTIQVRMLDNVIDLNKIPVVQAQRTNARYRGIGLGTFGWHHLLALKNIQWESDDAVEFADELYEKIAYLTIKASMELASEKGAYPLFEESDWQTGVYFEQRQYDSKEWRDLRFDVATNGIRNGYLMAVAPNSSTSVIAGSTASIDPIFKPFYHEEKKDYKLPVIAPDLDHNTYDVYRRSAYIVDQRWSIKQNAARQRHIDQAISFNIYVPNNIRASVLLDLHMQAWKSGMKTTYYMRSTASDIEECEWCHS; translated from the coding sequence ATGGATGATGTGACGATTATCACTGAAACAACAGGCATTATGGACAAGCTTCTAGCGGAATTTGGTGCGGAGAAGTTGGAGCCGCTTTTGACGGCGAGTTCGCGTTGGAAGGAGCGGCACCCTGAAGGGACTGACTCCGATTGGTCGAAAGCGATGATTTTGGAGGCGCTCAGCAATATTGACGAAGCGTCAGCATACTGGACATTCGTTGCTGCGCGAATCTATTTGCAGGAAGTTTATTTCCGCCAGGAAAGTGTAAGGGGGGCGAAAGCGTATACGGATTTTGCCGACAATGTGGAGCGGCTCATTAAGAAAGGCTTGTATACATCTGTTTTGATTGAAAAATATTCCCGCGATGAATTGGAGGAGGTAGGAAAGTTCCTAGAACCAGAGCGGGACAAGCTGTTCACGTATATTGGATTGAAAACGCTTGTGGATCGGTACGTTGCGGTTGATTTCAATAAAGATCCTGTCGAATTGCCGCAGGAACGTTGGCTCATCATCGCGATGACGCTCATGCAAAATGAAACTGAGAACCGCCTCGGGAAAGTGGCGGAGGCGTATTGGGCAATGAGCAACCTATATATGACTGTAGCGACGCCTACGCTTTCGAACGCAGGCAAGCCGCATGGCCAGCTGTCCAGCTGCTTCATTGATACGGTCGATGATTCGCTGCAAGGCATTTATGATAGCAATACCGATATTGCCAATCTATCGAAATATGGTGGGGGCATCGGAGTTTACATGGGCAAGGTCCGTTCGCGCGGTTCTTCGATAAGAGGATTCAAAGGGGCTTCGAGTGGCGTCCTGCCTTGGATTAAGCAGCTGAATAATACAGCCGTCAGCGTTGATCAGCTCGGCCAACGTCAAGGAGCAATCGCCGTTTACCTCGATGTATGGCATAAAGATATTTTCACATTTCTTGATCTGAAGCTGAACAATGGAGACGATCGCTTGCGTGCACATGATATTTTCACTGGCGTCTGCTTGCCGGATATTTTCATGGAGCAAGTCGAAGCCCGTGGTGATTGGCATTTATTCGACCCACATGAAGTGCGTACAGTAATGGGGTATTCATTGGAAGATCATTATGATGAAACGAAGGGAACCGGTTCGTTCCGCGTGAAGTACGAGGAATGTGTCAACCATCCCGAACTGACGAAAGAGACCGTCCCGGCGATTGAAATTATGAAACGCATCATGCGCAGCCAGCTCGAAACAGGGACGCCGTTTATGTTTTACCGTGATGAAGTGAATCGGGCGAATCCGAATAAGCATGAAGGTATGGTGTATTCGAGTAATCTGTGTACAGAAATAACTCAAAATCAGAGTCCGACACAATTCGAGTCCGTCTCGCTCAAAGAAGATATCGTCATCACCCGTTCGAAGCCCGGCGATTTTGTCGTATGCAATTTGTCGTCCGTAAACCTTGGACGTGCTGTTCCTGCGGATGTATTGGAACGGCTCGTCACAATCCAAGTCCGCATGCTCGACAACGTCATTGATTTGAATAAAATACCGGTCGTGCAGGCGCAACGGACGAATGCCCGTTACCGGGGTATCGGACTCGGGACGTTCGGTTGGCATCATTTGCTTGCGTTGAAGAACATCCAATGGGAATCGGATGATGCGGTAGAGTTTGCGGATGAGCTCTATGAGAAAATAGCGTATTTAACGATTAAAGCTTCAATGGAACTGGCAAGTGAAAAAGGGGCGTATCCTTTATTCGAAGAATCGGATTGGCAAACAGGGGTTTATTTCGAGCAACGTCAATACGACTCGAAGGAATGGCGTGACCTGCGCTTCGATGTTGCTACGAACGGCATCCGGAACGGTTATTTGATGGCAGTTGCGCCGAATAGCTCGACGTCAGTCATCGCTGGATCTACGGCTTCAATCGATCCAATATTTAAACCGTTTTATCATGAGGAAAAGAAAGACTACAAGCTGCCGGTCATTGCGCCAGATCTTGATCACAACACATATGACGTATACCGCCGCTCCGCGTATATTGTCGATCAGCGCTGGTCCATCAAGCAGAATGCTGCAAGACAGCGCCATATCGACCAGGCGATCTCGTTCAATATTTACGTGCCGAACAATATCCGCGCATCCGTCCTCCTCGATTTGCATATGCAAGCGTGGAAATCTGGCATGAAAACGACGTATTACATGAGATCGACGGCATCTGACATCGAGGAGTGCGAATGGTGTCATTCCTGA